In Phycisphaerae bacterium RAS1, the genomic window CCGACGGTGTCGCGCTGCGACCAGTAGTTCTTCTGGATGTCCTCGTTGGTCGCGTGACGGGCCGGGTTGGCGGCGTATTCACGAAGCTGGCGATTGAGCCAGCGGGCGAACGTCTCAGCAGGCCAGAGGTCCGAATCCAGCAGGATGCGCTGCGCGTAGTAATCCGTCAGCCCTTCGACGAACCAAAAGCACAGCTCGTCCGGCTCGCGGGCCCGCAGCGCGCGGCCGTTCCACTGGTGAAACAGCTCGTGCGCGAAGAGGTTTTCGACGCCGTCGTTCCAGGGCGAGTCAGGCGAGAGAAAGAGGGCGAAGCTCTGGTACAGGCCTGAGCCGACCATGCGCTGCTGGCCGGACTGGCTTGATTCGCCCACGGGCACGGCGGTCACGATGAACTCGTGCAGGCCATTCTCGCCGGCGAAGGCGCACTGTTTCGCAAAGATCTCCGCCGCCCGCTTGGCGAATTCCTCGGCGCTGAAGCCGAAACGGTCGACCAGCGCCACCTGCAGCGTGCGCTCGCCCGACTTGGCGCTCGCGCGCGTCAGCCGCCCGGCGAGATAGACGGACGAACGCAGATCGGCGGGCTTCATCGGCGCCGCGACGGCCCGGCCGACGCCCCACGAGCACGCCGCGCTCCAGCCGGCCGGCAACTCCCAGCGAATAATGACGTCGTATTGCTCAGGCATGCCGCCGCCGGACTCGGGCGTCAGCAGGAACGTGCTGCCGATCGCGTGAAAGAAACGCTGGGCGCAGATCGGCGCGTGAACCGCCTCCCACTCGCCGCGCCGCCGGGACTCGACATCGTAGCTGCAGCGGACGACCGCGCCCGTGCGGTGGCGCAGCTCCCAGCGTCCTTCCTTCCGCGCCTGCTCCGCGGCGTTCTCGAACTTCAGGTTCTCGATCAGCTCGGGGACGTTTTCCACCGTGCCGAAGCGCGGCGCGATCGAAAGAAATGAGTTCGTTCGGCCCGCGGTCGACCATTCGACCTCGACGTGCAGCCGGCCGCGCTGCGGATCGGGCTTCAGCACGTAGGTCACGACTTCGCTCGCCGCCGCGCTGGTCTGAAGCAACACCAGCAGCATCGGCAGGAGCTGCGCTGCCCGCCGCGGTGCGGCGTGCAACCCGTGCGCGGGGCGCCGCCCGGCGTTCGGATCAACCGGCCTCTTCATCCGATGACACCGGGCAAGGTGATTCTCATGCGCACGCCCTGCATTGCACTCAGCCTGACGCTCTGCGCGGGACGGCCCGCCGCCGCGAGTTCTCCGGTGCTGCTGCGTCCGGAGTATAGCGAGAAGCCGGGGGCGGCGGCTCCGCGCTGGCCGCTGACGCCGTCGCGCGACCTGGCGCTGACGCTGGGCTTGTCCGGAGACGACGCTTGCGTCGACGTGTGGATGTCCAGCGACAGCGGGCGCTCGTGGAGTTGGACCGGGCGGACGCCGGACCGTTTTGGCGTGGTGCGCCTGAGTGTGGCCGAAGATGGCTTCTACCAGTTTTACGTGGTCGCGACGAACGCGGCCGGGCCGTCCGGAGACGATCCCGCCGTCGGCTCGACGCCGCACGCGACGATCGAAGTGGACGCGACGCCGCCGACGTTTCAGTTGATCTCGGCGTCGTGGCCGGGCGCGGATCAGCCGCTCAGCATCCGAGCGGTGTTGATTGATGAACACGCGATGCCGGAGGTGCGCGTTTTCTACCGCGACGGGCCGGATCGCGCCTGGGTGGACGGCGGCACGGCGCCATGCGCCGATGGGCGGTTGTCGTGGCGGCCGCGAGGCAGGCTCGGCAGCGGCCGCATCGACCTGCGCGTGGTGGCGTCGGATTGGGCGGGAAACTGCGTCTTTGACGAGCTGTCCGACATCCGAACGCCCCAAGCACGTGCAGCCGTGCCGGCCCCACCGGGACTCGAGCTGGCGGCGCGCGTCGAACCGCAACGGAATGTCCCCGACGAGCCAGGCACGTCGCCAACGTCGCGCGTGGCTGCCGATATCGTCCACCTGCGTTCGCTCGCGGCACAATTCAGCCGCCAGGGTCGCCATGAGCTGGCGCTGGCGCGCCTGGAGGATGCCCTAGCGCTGCGGCCGGACGACGGCGACCTCCTGACCGCTGCCGGCGAAGCCTGCCTGCAGCTCGGGCGACTGGAGGCGGCGGACGCCCGCTTCGCCGCGGCGCTTCGCGGCGCGGCTGACGACGCCGGAGCTCTGCGTGGTTCGGCGCGTCTGGCGGCGGCACGCGGAAGGCACGCGGACGCCCGGCATCACCTGCTGAGGCTGGTTGAGCTGGCGCCGCAGGATGCGGCGTCGTGGCTGGCGCTCGGAGACGCGTGTTTTCAGCTTGGAGAGCGCGAGGCCGCGTCCGACGCATGGCGGCGGGCGCTGGAACTGGGCGGGGACCAGGAGGCGGCCGGGCAGGCCCGACGACGGCTGGAGCAGTTTTCAAACCGCTGAGCGCTCGCTGCGTTGGGGTGGGACGGGCGTCTCGCCCGTCGCGCGGACGGGCGAGACGCCCGTCCCACCCACGATGCGCTACTTTTGGTTAGCTACACTCATCCGCCGCCGAGAATCAACTGAATAAACGCGTTGATGTCGAGGATGTTGACCTGTCCGTCGTCGTTGGCGTCGCCGTTTTCGATGATGCAATCTCGAAACTGCTCGACGTATCCGGCCGGGTCCATCAGGGCGAGCACGAAGCCGTTGATGTCGAGCACGTTGACCGAACCATCGCAATTCATGTCGCCGCGCAAGAGAAACTGGCCGATCAGTTGCACCGCGAAGTCCGTCGCCGGCATCAGTTCATCCACGAAGACCCACTCGGGCGAGCCGAGCGACGCGCTGCGGAAGATGCCGATGGTCTGGCCGCCCTGCCCCATGGTTCCGCCGCCGGTGGTCGCGAGGTAATTGCGGCCGAGAAAACTGTCCACCAGACGCACGCCGACGTAGTAATGTCCCGGCGGCAACCCGACCGCCAGCCCGGCGACGACGCCGCGGTAGGTGACCAGGTCAAACTGTGCCGGCAGGGTGTCGTTAAATTCAGGCGCGAGGTTCTCGATCAATGCGACCTGCGTTAGCAGAAACGCGCCGCGATCCTCGATTTCCTCGCGCAGGATGATCACTTCGGCCGAGGCGTACGTGACGCCCGCGTCGCGATAGCCGACCCACGCCACGCCCTGAAGAACGACGGGCGTTTCAATGGTGACGTCGTCGCACGTCCACGAGTCCGGCACGAGCGAGTTTCGCTCGCTCGACCGGCCGGTCAGGCCGTCGTGGCCGTCGGGCGGAGTCAGGAAGTTATCCAGCAGAATGGTGATTCCGCCGGCCATGCCGAGCGGCGAAAGCGTCAGCAACGCTACAACGGACAGCAGCTTGGACATGTTCGTGCTCCGCGCGGAGATCTGTGAGCGGGGACGGGCAAACGGCCGGTCCCAGCCCAATGAGCGCGATTCGGGTTTCCTTGCTATTGTACGGCCGCGATGCGACACAAAAGCAAGTTAGTCCCCGAAGGCGCCGCCCCCATAAACTGGCCGGCGGCGGCCCCGGCCGACTCGCTTCCGAGAAAAATCCGAACGGCGTGAAAATTTTCTAACTTATTTGATTCCACGTGTTTACAATCGTACTCGGACGTGCGGCGATAAAAATTGTCCGCGGCGCGCGTCCATAGTAGATGGCAGGTACTCAAGAGGCGAATTCATCAGCCGGCGCACTCCGATTCGGAGGCGCGGCCGCTCGTTTCGGCTGCATACGCCGGCACGTCCGTTCATATCAGGAGAACGTCATGTGGCGACGCACCAAGCGGTTCTGTGTTCTGGCATTCGCGCTGCCGACGATCATCGTCGGCGCCGGCTGCGAAGACTGGGTGAACGCAACCGGGCTGCCGTCCGACTCGCCGGGCGGCGGCGTACCGACCTCGAAGGTTGAAGCGCTGCTCAAAGTCCGGTTCTCCGTGCTGCCCCGACCGGTGACGAAAGCCGCCATGCCGTCTGTCGATGACGGCGCCGACCGCTCGTCGATCGGCACGGGGGTCGAGTAAGTCGCTGCTCCGGGCGGCGCCCCCCGCCCGGGCCAGCCAGAGGCACACGCGGAGGCGATTACGAGGTTGGAGAGAGAAGATGGCCGGCGAGCAAGTAAACACGCCTAAGAGCATGCTCGGGCAGGAGATCATCCGCAGTTGCGGGGGTGTGGATGGGCTCGCCCGTGATCTGGATAGCGACGCGACGCGGCGGGCCTTGCAACTGCTGATCATGAACGAGGCCGAAGAATCCGGCCCGCTGCCCGACGACGCCCGCGAAACCGAGAATGACCGCTACACCGCCTTCATGGCGCGCGTCTGCAGCAAGCTTCGCTGCGACCTGCGGCAACTCGGCGAACTGACCGTTTCGGAAGAGACCAAATCAGCCTATCTGCTGCGCAGCGTTCGCAAGAACTGCCGCAGCGTCCGCGTCGAGTACAGCCGACGTCACAACATCGAGCCGGCCACGACCTCGGATTCCGAGTACGTGGAGCACAGCGCCGCGCCGAGCGAGGCGGGTGCGGGCGAAGCGGAGCCGCTGCCGGCGTGGTGGGACACGGTTCGCAGGCGGCTGCCGTCGCCCCTGGCGCGGCTGGGCGTGATGCTGGCCAGCTTCGTCGGCGATCATGACAACCTGGACGCGATATTCCGGTCGAATGGCCGAGTCGACGTGGGCCGGCTGGCGGCGCTGCTGCGCTGCTCGCGTCACGACGTCGAGAAAGTCCTCGCTGCGCTGCGGAAGGAGGTTGTGAAGGTGAAGCAGTCTGTCCCGCGGCCGTTTTTGGCCATTCATCGAGAACTCAGCCAGCTCGCGGCCAGTTCGTTCGCCGGGCTGGCCGACGGCGAGCTTCGTCAGAAGCTCTTCGAGATCAGCCGCGGACTGGCTTACAGCTTCGGTCCGGATGACGCCATCGCCCGCGGCGCCCGGCGACTGGACCGGACGGTCTTCTCGCAGGCGATTGACCTGCTGCTCGACGAGCGCGAGTTCTCGCCCGAGCCCGAGCCGCGCACCGTGCTGGAGCGGCTGATGCAGAGCATCGTTCGGGTGCGCGAGGCCTTCGAGAAGGCGGACATCGACGCCGCGTTCACGTACAGCGCCATGCTGGTGCTGGACGCCGCCCGCATCCAGCATCACGTGGGCGCCCCGCGCCTGCAGGTGCTGATGGCTTACACGTATTTCCTGTGGCTCGGCGGCTGGTATGACGCCTTTATCCGCGCCAACCAGGCCATCGCCGACCGCTGTGACGCGCTGATTCGCCAGAAGGGCGAATCTCTCCTGGACGCCGCGCCGGAGTTTGAAGGCGCCGAGACGCTTCGCCGCGTCCGGACGTTTGCGCTGCTCAACCAGATTTCCTGCGAGTTTCACCACACCGTCACGAGCGCCCGCCGCGAGCGGTTCGTCGTCCGCGACTATGACGCACTGGCGAACCTGGCCCGCCGGCTCGAGACGCTGCTCGAACAGGATGCCGAGGCCGGCACGGTTGTGGAGGAGCTGCTGGTCGTGAAAGCCCACCTGTCGCGGGCGGCCTACAACTTCCACCGCACCGCCTCCGACTCCGAGAAGAACCGCTGGAAGGACGAGCGCGACCGCCAGCGCGAGTCGCTGCACCAGCACGTCCGCCGGCACTTCTTCGACAACATGCTGGGCGTGCCCGACGTGCCGCGGCTGCTGGCCGCCGCCAACACGGCCGAGGGTTCAGCGGTGGAGCGGACGCTCGACATACTGCAGGACCTTTTGCAGCACTACCCGGCGGCCGCCCGCGACCTGCGGGCCGAGCGCCTCGCGGCGCTGCGATCGCCGACGATGGATTGAGCCTGGAGAGCCATGCGGGCCGCTTGGAGGCCGCTTGGCCTCCGGCCGCAGCAGCCCACACATAGACCGGCCGGAGGCCGGTCCCCCAAACGTGGCGCCACCCCCGCACAGGCGGCGAGCGCGGCGAGCCGCGTCCATTCCCGTTGCCGTTCCACAGTGGTAGGATTTCGGGTCGGCCGATCCCATTCTCTCTCTTTCCGCGGAGACTCCGCTTGTTCGCGAAGGTGCACGGCTGCGAGAGCCGCTCGTGCCAGCGCTGCCCGGTGCGGCGCGCGGCGCGGCTGATCGTGGTTGCGCCAAGCGAAGTTCCGGGCGACTGTCCGCATCGCCTCGTCGGCCGGCTGGGCCGCTGCCTGGTGGGCGACCGAATGTCGCTGTTCGACGTGGGGCTGACGCCCGACGCGCGCCACGTCCTGCCCACGATCTGGACCACCGCCCACCTGCACCGCGCGATTGAAACCGGCCGGCTCGTCGCCCTGCGGCGGCCATTCGTGCCGACGCCTATCGGGGTCGAACCGAAACCGTTCGAGAAAGCCGCCCAGGAACCGCCGCCGCCTGCGGAGGAGGTCGATACCTGGCTGGATATTCGATTGCTTGACGCGGATGGCGAGCCGGTCGCGGGTGCGCCGTATCGCGTCACGTTGCCGGACGGATCAAAACGGCATGGCTTCCTCAACTATCTCGGCCGCGTGCGGGTTGAGAACATCACCCGCCGCGGCGAGTGCCAGGTTGAGTTTCCGGCGCTGGATGAAAAAGACTGGCAGCCGGGTGAGCCGCCGGCGGAGACGAAAGAGCTGACGTGGATTGAGATCGTGACCAGGACGGAGGCGGACGAGGCGCTGCCCTTTACGCCCTACAAGCTCGAATGCGCGGATGGCATGGTGTTGCACGGCTGGACGAAGGACGACGGCGCCGCCAAGCGTGATGACGTGCCCAAGGGCAAGGTCGAGATCACGCTGCCGAACGTTGATGAAAAGGACTGGAGCCCGAATCCGCCGACGCCGTGACAGGGATCGGCGTGGTGTCGGTCGGGGAGCATCGGCGTCTCGCCGGTGCAAATGTCGACGGCGCGGACGAGCGCCGACAATGTGAGCGGACGCACCGGCGGGACGCCGATGCTCCCCCGCAATGGACTGTCGGAGGATTGGCCGATGGAGCAACCGAGCAGCGGCAAGACGCACACCGTCTCTGCCAACGAGACTATTCTCAGCATCGCACACACTTACGGCTTCCGCACCTGGGAGACGATCTGGGACCACGAAACCAACCAGCCGCTGCGCGAGGCGCGGCCTGATCCGACCATTCTCGCCCCCGGCGACAAGGTCTTCATCCCGCCCAAAAAGCAGAAGAAAGAGACGGCCGAGCTGGAGAAGACGAATACCTACTGGGTCAAGTCGCTCAAGGCGCGGATGAAGTACGTGGTGCGTTTCGAAAGCGGCAAGAAACTGGTCAATACGCTCTACCGTCTTGTCGTCGAAGAAAAGACGTTTGAGGGACGCACTGACGCCGACGGGGTGATCGACGTCGAGATTTCGCCGACCGCCCGCAAGGGCACGCTCACGGTCTGGTACAACGAGGAAGACCCGGAAGACATGCTGACCTGGGAGATCGCCGTCGGCGGAATGGACCCGATCGACACGATCACCGGCGTGCAGGCGCGGCTCAATCACCTGGGCTTCGACGCCGGCCCCGTGACCGGCTCAATGAACGAAGAGACAACCGCCGCGATCCGTGCCTTTCAGGAGTTCATCGGCGTGGCCGAGCCGAGCGGACAGCCGGACGCGGACACGCTCAAAGCGCTGGAGCTGCTCCAAAACGCCAAGTAAGCCCGCCGTGCGGGTGCGACAGGAAGCAAGCCATGCAGAAGTCGGAAAAGCGCTTCGTTTACTGGGATGGTGTGTGCAACGTCGATCCGGCGACGGGCCGTGTGGATACGGCGCTGTCCTGCAAAGAGTACCTCGAGAGCACAAGAAACGTCGCCCGCGAGCGGCTCCAGTTCAACCCCAAGGACTACAGGCTGGACGCGGCGCCCGCCCCGGCGCTGGCGCAGGGCGGCACCAAGACGGTGCGCGAGGTGCTCAGCGCCGCCGTCATTCCCGACATCAAGGTGCGCATCAAGCGGGTCGACGAGTGGTTCGTGCCGATCGTCGACCTGCTGGCGATCGAGGTGCGGCTGCGATTCATCAAACGCATCAAGAGCATGATGCTGCGTGTGTTCAATTGCGGCAAGGACAACGCGGCGGACGAACTGGTGTACCAGGAGACGTTTGACCGGTATGAAGTCGAATGGCTGAGCTACAGCGATTACAGCCACTTTGAGACCAGCGACGTCAAAGACCGCCGGAAGCGCTCGCGCGACCGCGTCAAGGCCCGCGTCGCTCCCTGCCTGAGCCACTGCCGCGTCGAACTCTGGATCGCCGACAAGGACAAGGCCTTTGCCGCGTTTGACGGCAAGACCCATCCGGACCCGGCGAATTTCGAGCACGACAAATCGGTTCCGAAGGCTGACGTTCCGGACGCCTGGGCCAAGGCCGCCCAGGGCTGGCAGCAGGGCGAGTATGAGGGCGTCAAGTCGTCCTGGAAATCGCGCATCGAGCACAAGAAACTCAAGCACGCCGACAACCTCGGCAAGAACCTGACGCTGGTCGGCTGCCCGCTGGTCGAGTCGATCATGGCCGGCACGACCTCGATCAGGGTCTTCGACACGGAGCCGCTCGACTCCGCCTGGCACGCGGGCAAGAAGACCGGATTGGGCGTCAGGTTCGACAACTTCCGCGTCGAGCTGCGCGACGCGCTATACGGGATTTGCTCGCAGACGAAGATCGGCACGGCCCTGCTGCGCGCCGTCGCCAACGAAAACCCCGCCAAGTCCGTTTCCTGCTACCCGGTGGACACCGTCTATCACTCCATCGGGGGCTGCGCGATGGGCAGCTACACGTTCTCTCCGGCCGGCACGCCGCCGAAGAACGTCGATATCAAGGACGACTTCGACGCCTACACGCACATCGACGAGGTGAAGACGGCGATCAAGGCCGGCGCCATCAAGCAGAGCGACGACCCGGCCTGGCGGCCGGCAGACGTCTGGGACGCCCAGTGGGCCGGTCAGCCGCTCGAATACGCCGGGCGGCGCTACGCCTTTCGGCAGATCGGCGCCTCGACCTCCGGGCGCGGCTGCAAGAGCAAGTTCTACTTCAACATGAAAGAGGTCAAGAACGTCGCCGCCGGCGAATTCAAGTTGCTCTTTCATGAATCGACCGGCGAGTGCAGCTTCACGCTCAAGCCCGAGCACAACTCCGTCGCCGCCGGCGAAAACCGGCGCGTGGTCGCCGCCGCCATGACCAAGGACGCCGGCGGCAACGAGCGCAGCGTCGAGACGCCGCTGTTTCTGGCGCTGGCGCACGAGATGATCCACGCGCGGCGGCTGCAGCTTGGCATGAACTGCGAGTGGGACATGATCGACGGCGATTTCAACGAGCTGCGACACCCGTCAAACATGGTGGCGCAGATGAAGGCGCAGATCGGCACCAATGGGCTGACCGAGGAGATCGTCCGCAACCTGGTGAGCCGCTACCAGCCCTACAACCGGGAGGAGTGGGACACGATCGAGGGCTTCGGCGCGCCGGTCGTGCTCGACGAGGACGTATTCAAGGACCTTGTGAGCAAGCGCGTCATCGCGGAACACGACAAGACCGGCCGGCCCAACGAAGTGCGCGTGACTGAGAATCTGATGCGCAAGGAACTCGGGCTGAACCCGCGCTACCGCTACGTGGACGCGCCGACGACCAACGCCGTCTCACCGGCGATGTCGCCGGAGCTGAACGCGCGCATCAACGCCCCGAACAAGCTGATTCTCGGCGTGCAGACGCCCGACATCGGCTCAAACATCGCCGCCCGAATCCGTGAGGAGACCGACAAGCTGATCGAGCAGGACGGCGGCATGGCGCACCGCGAGCTGGTGACCATGAAGCCCGAGTCGATCTACTTCGTCCGCCGCGGGGCGCGCTTCTCGCTGGCCAAGCGCTTCAAATCCAACGCCAAGCTGCCCGACGACGACCGGCTTTGGGACGTGCAGGACAAGAACTACGTCGACGGCGTGTTCGACAACATCGTCAAGGCTGAGAGCGGCGTCCCGGGGCTGTCGGTGGAAGCTGCGCAGAAGCTGGCCGATCTGAAGAACCAGCGCCCCACTGGCACGGTCACGCCGCAGGCCAAGGGCATCTGGGTGGACAACAAGCTCGTCGTGGAGGCCAACAAGCTCGTCACGGGGGACGTGCAGACCATTGTGGACAAATCGGAAGGCCGGCTCGAAGCGGTCCGGAAGTTCGGCTTTGCCAATCGCTCGGCGACTGCCGGCGACAAGGCGCTGATCTATAACGCCCTGCTCGCCGACGAGCCCGGCACGCGCGGCGCGCTCACCGGCGGGGGTCAGACGCTGTGGGACGGCACGAAAAAGCCGACCAGCGAGTTGAGTCAGCCGCAGAAGGGCGGCTGGGTGGACAGCCTGATTCCGCTCGGGCCGACGATGGACGAATCGGACCGCAAAGTGCTGATCGACAACTCGGTGATGAAGCTCCAATGGAAGGCCAATGCCTTTGCGCCGAAAATGGGCACGTTCAATCCACAGAAAAAGGCGGACCTCTACGACGCGCTGCTCAGCAACGATTCGGAGATTCAAAGCGGGCTGTCCGGCGCGGGCAAGCTGGCCTACAACGGCATCGTTCGCCCGACCGGCGCGGTCACCGACGACAAAAAGGCGGAGTGGGTCACGGCCCTGATCGGTAAAGCGTTCACCAGCGACGATATCAACGCCCTGGTCGGCCGCTCCAACGGCGGGCTGGCGAGCGTGCTGAATCTGAAAGTCGCCGGCGCCAGCCCGGATGTGAACGCCAAGGCCGGCGTGTATGACACGGTCGTCGCGAAAAAAAGCGAGATTCTCGGCGCCTTGACGCCCGACGGAAAGCTGAAGATCGAAGGCGCGTATAACGCGCCGCCGCCGTCGACGTTCACCTACCCGGAGAAAGCCCGGCACGTCCTGCGCTTCCTGCAGACGGCCTTCTGGTTCAACGACGAGGACATGGGCGTCATCGTCAATCCGGTCGGAAAGTTCCCGAAAGTCCAGGAAGCCATCAGCACCGACGCCGCGTGCGATTGCTTCGCCGGCTACAACATGGACGCGCGCGTCGCGCCGGTCGATGACCAGCTCGGCCGCGAAGCCAACCCGTCCTCAAAGGCCGCCGCCTATCTGAATCCGCACTGGGCCACCGACCCGATCGAAAACGTCCGCCACGCGCTGGTGCACGAGCCGATGCACATGTTCGCCGCCGGCGGAACCGGGTTCACCGAGTGGGACGTCGGCGCGGGAACGAACGGCGTCGCGTTCAAGGCCATGATGGAGACGTTGCCCGGCGGCAATCCCGCCGCGCGGCTCAGCACGATCAAGTCCGTCATGGACGAAGGCGCCTGCGAGATGTTCTGCCGGATCATCAGCTATCGCATCAACCACGCCGAAAACGCGCGGCTGATCGAGGTGACGCGGCTTGAAGCCTGTCCTTACTACGAATGGCCAGTTCATCTCGTCTGCCAGATCGTCCGCGACCTGAAGCACCTCAAAGGCGACGCGGCGGGTTTTCAGCTCGTGGCCAAAGCCTACTTCGACGGCGCCTGGGGGCCGTTCAACGACGCCCTCTGGGATCTCAAGGCGGCCAGCGCCACGTACGGCACGCGCTACACCGATGTCTTCTGGCAATATGTTGGCGACCTTCAGATCGGCAACGACCCCTTCCGCGCGGACAACGGCGTCTGCGACACGGCGGTCAAGAAGTTCCGCACGGATTTCGGCGTTCAGATGATGCGATATGCTGAGCTGACCAAGGCGCT contains:
- a CDS encoding putative peptidoglycan binding domain protein produces the protein MEQPSSGKTHTVSANETILSIAHTYGFRTWETIWDHETNQPLREARPDPTILAPGDKVFIPPKKQKKETAELEKTNTYWVKSLKARMKYVVRFESGKKLVNTLYRLVVEEKTFEGRTDADGVIDVEISPTARKGTLTVWYNEEDPEDMLTWEIAVGGMDPIDTITGVQARLNHLGFDAGPVTGSMNEETTAAIRAFQEFIGVAEPSGQPDADTLKALELLQNAK
- a CDS encoding M61 glycyl aminopeptidase, whose product is MLLVLLQTSAAASEVVTYVLKPDPQRGRLHVEVEWSTAGRTNSFLSIAPRFGTVENVPELIENLKFENAAEQARKEGRWELRHRTGAVVRCSYDVESRRRGEWEAVHAPICAQRFFHAIGSTFLLTPESGGGMPEQYDVIIRWELPAGWSAACSWGVGRAVAAPMKPADLRSSVYLAGRLTRASAKSGERTLQVALVDRFGFSAEEFAKRAAEIFAKQCAFAGENGLHEFIVTAVPVGESSQSGQQRMVGSGLYQSFALFLSPDSPWNDGVENLFAHELFHQWNGRALRAREPDELCFWFVEGLTDYYAQRILLDSDLWPAETFARWLNRQLREYAANPARHATNEDIQKNYWSQRDTVGEVAYQRGRLLGVRWHHLAAQHGVADGLDRLFLALLERARQEPTFELTNDLVRDNGVKLLGDWFAAEFERFVIQADTVELPEEALAPRLRGRSQTLALFDLGLDQARTLADRKVRGLKPGSAAERAGLREGEPLAGVSFHDDPDRKVTLRVKRGGRTVTVEYFPRGPQTSVLQFSPAP
- a CDS encoding Tetratricopeptide repeat protein, with the protein product MTPGKVILMRTPCIALSLTLCAGRPAAASSPVLLRPEYSEKPGAAAPRWPLTPSRDLALTLGLSGDDACVDVWMSSDSGRSWSWTGRTPDRFGVVRLSVAEDGFYQFYVVATNAAGPSGDDPAVGSTPHATIEVDATPPTFQLISASWPGADQPLSIRAVLIDEHAMPEVRVFYRDGPDRAWVDGGTAPCADGRLSWRPRGRLGSGRIDLRVVASDWAGNCVFDELSDIRTPQARAAVPAPPGLELAARVEPQRNVPDEPGTSPTSRVAADIVHLRSLAAQFSRQGRHELALARLEDALALRPDDGDLLTAAGEACLQLGRLEAADARFAAALRGAADDAGALRGSARLAAARGRHADARHHLLRLVELAPQDAASWLALGDACFQLGEREAASDAWRRALELGGDQEAAGQARRRLEQFSNR